The Bacteroidota bacterium sequence GATGATAGTTTATGCGTTGGAGTAGTAAACTATTCCGGACAAGCCAACACTCAATTGGTTGCGTGGCAGGGAGATGTTTCGCAGCAATTAGCAGGGTTCACTGCCGGAGCTCAAATGATTTTTAAAATCCTGACAGTTATTAATAATGACAGCCTGATTATAGATGCAAGTGCAAGTTTTATTCAAGGAAATGGCACATTTGGTTTTGGAACATACTCTGTTGTCGAGCTTAATGCAAATTCGGGCGTTGTTTCAACGCAAAATATATTAATTCAGAATGACAATTGTTTTACTGTATTTCCAAATCCATTTAATGAAAATCTCAGTATATATTTTGATTTAGATATCAGTGAAAGCTATAAAATTTCAATTTATGATATTTCAGGAAAAGTAATTCAAAGTTTCTCAAATGATTTCAATATGCAGAGAGCAGAAGAATTTTTTTGGGATTGCAAAAATACTAATGGACAAACTATTAAAAACGGTTTGTATTTGATTAACTTACAGACGAATAAAAAAAATTGTGTTAGAAAGATACTCAAAAAATTATAAGATTATGAAAAAATATTTATCCATTTTGATACTTATATTGTTTGC is a genomic window containing:
- a CDS encoding T9SS type A sorting domain-containing protein encodes the protein MKIKIIIVLFLSICFNSLSQITFFPVSPTGIPYNIIVSEVLIDNNNLTNNSQIAVFDDSLCVGVVNYSGQANTQLVAWQGDVSQQLAGFTAGAQMIFKILTVINNDSLIIDASASFIQGNGTFGFGTYSVVELNANSGVVSTQNILIQNDNCFTVFPNPFNENLSIYFDLDISESYKISIYDISGKVIQSFSNDFNMQRAEEFFWDCKNTNGQTIKNGLYLINLQTNKKNCVRKILKKL